TGGCATAACTCGCAATTCGCTTTTGGTGAAACACCGGTTGAGCAAGACGGCGCTGGCGAAACCACGACTCGCCTTCGCTAGTTAATAGTCCTTCACCCAATAAAGTACGTAATGCCCGAAAACCACGACTTTTAATAAAAGAATCGCGGTCTTTGAGGACTTCCTCGATTAGATCTGGATGCGTAAGGAGACACGTTGGCGTTAATCCCAAGCGCATCGGCACTATATCGCCATACTCGCGCGCGCAATGCGTTAAAAATCCTAAAGGATCTTGGCTTAAATCCAGCAGATTGCCAATTAAAGCCTTGCCTTCTGGTCCTGGTAATTCAAAAATGTCTTGTTCCATGATGACCCTGATGATTGATAATGCGATGCAACCTCTATAACTAGTTTATTGAGACGCACAGAATCAGCCTTTGGTTACAGTCAAAATCTTTGAACGCCAAGAAGTGCGATCGCAAGGGCGTCGTGTCTGCCAGTAAAATTAGAGAGATACCTGAAAGCAGAATGATTAGCCGCAAGATAGTAGTGTACTAGAGGCGATTCTCATACAGCTACTAAGTTGAAGTGTTTAGACTGCTACAGGAATTACAGTACAAGTTTATAAGTTTATAATCGAAGGCATTGCCAGTATGTATAGTTTTTCCGTGGCGCCTAACTAGTAATTACCATGTCTGCCGATCAGCCTTCCAATCCTCAAAGTACCTCAAGTTTAGAAGAAATCCGTGCTGCGCGTTTAGAAAAAGTTGCTCAACTCAAGCAACTAGGAATGAATCCTTATGCTTATCGCTGGGAAGTCACGCATCATGCTGCACAACTGCAAGAAAAATTTGCTGATTTACCTAGCGGGGAAGAAGTTGATGTAGAAGTTGCGATCGCCGGTCGCATTCTCGCGCGTCGCGTCTTTGGGAAACTTGCTTTTTTTAGCTTGCAAGATGAAACTGGCACAATTCAACTATATCTGGATAAAAAAAGAATCCAGCAAGGCATGGCAAGTACCGATCCTGATGCTTTTAATCACTTGAAGCAGCTAACGGATGTGGGAGACATTCTAGGAGCTAAAGGTACGATTAAGAAGACGGAAAAAGGTGAGTTATCTGTCAACGTCAGCGAATACGCAATTCTGACAAAGTCTTTATTACCCTTACCAGATAAATGGCACGGTCTTACGGATACGGAAAAGCGCTATCGTCAGCGGTATGTGGATTTAATTGTTAATCCAGAAGTTCAGCAAACATTTCGGCGGCGCGCGCAAATTACTGCAGGAATTCGTCGCTATCTAGAATCAAAAGGCTTCATTGAAATAGAAACTCCTGTCCTACAACCAGAGGCGGGTGGTGCGGATGCGCGTCCGTTTATCACCTACCACAATGCGCTGGACATGGAGTTGTATTTGCGAATTGCGACAGAACTACACCTCAAGCGAATGATCGTTGGTGGGTTTGAAAAAGTCTTTGAATTAGGGCGCATTTTTCGCAATGAAGGCGTCTCGACACGCCATAACCCAGAATTTACCTCGGTAGAAGTTTACCAAGCTTATGGTGACTACCATGATATGATGGCACTGACGGAGGATTTGATTGCGACCGTAGCGCAAGAGGTTTTGGGTACGCTGCAAATTACATATCAAGGTGAGGCGATTGATTTAACTCCTCCTTGGCGGCGCGTGACGATGCACGATTTAGTCAAGGAAGTAACAGGAATCGATTTCGCGACATTTTCTACGCTAGAAGAAGCAAAAACAGCAGCAACAAGCGCAGGAATTGATGTTAAAGAGTGTGATTCGATTGGCAAAGTTCTCAACGAAGCGTTTGAACAAAAAGTCGAATCGCAGCTGGTTCAACCAACATACGTTCTCGACTATCCTATAGAAATTTCACCTTTGGCAAAGCCGCATCGTTCTAAGCCTGGTTTGGTAGAGCGATTTGAATTGTTTGTTGTCGGTAGAGAAACCGCTAACGGTTTTTCAGAGTTAACCGACCCGATCGACCAACGTCAGCGCCTCGAAGCCCAAGCAGCGCGCAAAGCAGCTGGAGATCTAGAAGCACAGGGCGTCGATGAAGATTTTATCACCGCTTTAGAATACGGAATGCCGCCCACTGTGGGTTTAGGTATCGGAATTGACCGCTTGGTGATGCTGTTGACAGATTGTGCGAGTATTCGCGATGCGATCGCTTTTCCGCTGCTCAAATCGGCTAGCAGCTTGATCAAAAAATACAATTACGATCCCGCTCGGAAACTTCTCCAAATTGAATTCAAAAACGGCAGCATTTACAACTACCACGACGTTCCTGCTGATATTGCCCAAGGGTTAGAGCAGGAAACTTCTCAAGGTCAATACTTTAACGAATACATTCGCGGTAAATTTGCCTACGACCAAGTAAGGTTGAAAACTGAGTGATAGCAGGGATCAAAGGATAGGGACTCGAATGATTGAAGAGCTTAAAAAGTGTTGTATGGAAGATCAGGTTAGCCGCATTTGGGTTGGAACATCTTTGGATAATGAAGCTGCAAAGAGGATTTTTGAGGTAACAGGTGCGCGGAAAGTCGGAGAGACATATCTTGAATACATCTACTATCTTGACGAGGGTGCCTAAGGCAAAAGAAGTTCTTTAGAACTCTTGCCTAAGTCGAAAACTTATGAATGTCATTCCCAGCCGCAACGCTATCGCTCAAGGGCACGCTCCATGTAATGTAGCGCAGAATCTTGCGAGATTCGCTCTACTCAACATGACAGTTTAAGACTTGTGCAAGAAGTCTATTGAAATTGCAGCAATACAGACAGTATTAGTCCACGCAGGTGGACTTTGTGTATTTAGCCGCGACTTCAGTCGCTAGGCGTTCTGTTGCACCAACCTTTAGTTAGAAACTTCAGCTAACTCAATCACGCGTCCTTCTAAATCTTTGACTAAGAAGTTTAATGGCTTTTGACTGAGAATTTTGTGCTTTAACCCACGGACTTCCACCCGCATCAAGATTTGTTCTAAACAGTCGCGGTCAAAGCAAACATGACGTTGCTGATTTTTTTTTCCCAGCCCCGCACCAGACACTACGTGCAACTGAGTGTTTTTCTTCAGTTGATACCACAGCCCATCGGGAGCATTCAAGGTGCGAGTCGTCCCAATTCCTGGACTAGCAGACATGTATAAGGGGTCAATTCCTGCTGCACCGATAGTTTGCTCGTAATTGTAATAGTAGTGTAATGGCACATCAGCAGCTGGTAGGTCGAGTAGCCCTTCATACAACTGTCGAGCAATTTCCATATCAGACACCATCACAGTATGTACTTTGGGCGCACTTGTCAGAAATAGCCACATCGCGCCTGCATATGCGGCTAGTAACATAACCATAATTCCTTGCGTGGAAAACAAGGTGTCGAGTCCTGGAAAAAAAGCACCTACAGTTAAAGGCGAAAGAAGAAAAGACATAATACCAGAAACTAAAAACATTAATTTACAAGGGTTTAGGCGATAATTAGTATTAAAAACAGCAACTCGTATCTTGCTTGAGGGTGTAGTTGATTTACCTAGAGCAGTCCATCGTTGCTGAGTTAGATATTGTTACGTATACATTTCTAGTTTATCAATGACAAAAAGTCTAACTGTTGTCCTTCCGTTTATTATGATCTAAGCATTTATGCTGAAGCAATCAACTGAGCGCACTTGATAACGTTAACTTAGCACGAGACTTCTGCAGCAACAAAAACAACAAAGTGAGGAATCACTATCCTCACTTTTGGAAGTCTTTCGTTTGAAAGTGTGTATGAGAACGCTGACTAATTCAATAAGACTGCACCATCGGGTTGCACCCTGATTGTTGTTCGATCCTCGCCTAAGTCAGTGGTTGCATCTAATGTCACTTCTAACAACCCCATTGAAGTTGCGCTTACAGCTGGTCTGAGTAATCCTCGGTCTTGTCGAGAAAAGGTTAATGATATAGGTGCAGATAAATTGCGGAGTGTTACTTCCGACTTGCCTGCAAGACTTCGTTGTTCAGTATCGCCAATGACTTGATAGAATACAACTGCATTAGTTGCATTAGTGAGTCGAATGTTGACTCTGCCATCGACAGGCGTAACTCTGGCAATAGGCGCCTGTTGTTGTTCTGGTAATGGAGGCTGAATAACCGCTCCCGGTGCTGGGGCGGGACTGGGAGTAGTACCAGGTTCAGGGGTAGGTGTTGCATCAGTTCCAACCGGTGGGCAAGGAGAAGGCGGCGTTGTTCCTGGAGTTGTAGGTGATGCAGGTGTTGTTCCAGTTCCCGGCGCTACTGGACTTTGGGTGCGATTGTAAGGTGGTTCGTTAAAAATACTGGGTCTAGGGTTAAGAGATGGACTAGTAGGGGTAGGTTGCGCTTGGGATAATAGGTTTTCTTTAGGAGTAGCAAAGGCTGCACTTCCAGATGTGATTGGAACTATCAGAATTGTACTAATAACAGCAAAAAGTTGGGCTTTACTATGTCGAGGATCGTTAAACATTTTTACCTCTTAGGCAAACATTCATCCTAATTTCATTAAATGAACTTAATTTAAAAATTGTTCTTTTAATCAAAAGCTATTTTGCTGCAACTAAATTCTATCTTGAAGAAATTAAGTTACGAGTTAGATTTGGTTTGAATAACTCATAACTTAACTAAATCTGAAGAGTGGAATTTGCGATTAAGCTTCTTCCCAGAGTTGACGAACTTTACCAGGCAAATATTCAGCGATTTCTTTAATTCGTTCTTCAGACAATTCGTCTTTGGTTGCAGAAAAGACAGCCGAAACAACTTGTTCGCGGTCTATATCGTAACCTGTTGCGGCCATTGGCGATTCATTTTTGACACGGAACAAAAAGCGATCGTCATCAATATTAAATAATCCAGGACCACCATGTTTTTTGAAAGGTGGACGAACTCTACTCAAAAAGCCAACAATTGGATTGGTATCTTTCCAAAGGTCTGCAATTTCCATTTGTAAAGCTTTATCTTCGGTTGGTAGTGCTTCTTCGTGTAGTTCGCTTTCTACACGCTCGATCGCATCCGTTGGCATCAAGTCACGCATTACACGATAGACAACTTCTACGACATCTCTCGTGTCAAAGATATCTTCTAGTCCACCTTTAATCATCACCTTTTCGAGGAAAGGCATATCTTTTGTTGCAATGGGGACTGATACCCCTTCTTTAAGCGATTTGGGCGGATTTTCTTTCATTTTTTGCAACATCCGCTTACCTTTGTCAGTAAGCTCTGCTGATTCAAAAGTAATTAAATGAGGAAGCGGACCATCTTCTGCCCCAAAAGTATTAGCAACCCTAAAGTCAACTTCTTTAGAATCGACAACGCTGGGGACATCTTCTTGATTAGCATAAGCATTGCCGGAAAATTCAGCTTTGATGTATTGCATCTGATTGAGATAATCAAGATGTCCTAATAGCTCAGCTCTTGTTATTTGTACTCCTGGAAAGAAATCGCTTTCCTCAAACTTAACTTCGTGCATTCCTTGACCACTATCGTTAATTTTATTGAGGATGATGTAGACAATATCTTCTCTAATTGGAATTGGCATTGCACTTTTCCTATTCTTTCTAAATTGTTAACATTAGTAGCACTACGAGTGCATTTAGTTAAGCTTCCAGCAGCTTTGAGAGTCCTTCTGACTAGGCTCAATTGTGGCGGATACTACCTACAACTGATGTCAAATAATGTTAAAGAAGCAATTAGTTATGAGCGGTCAGCTTTTAGTTGAAAGAAGATGGATAAATCCGAAAGCTGAAAATTAAAGATACTATCCATGGATTCTTCAACGATAAATCGAGGAATGAATGTGATTCCGCCGATCGTTGACTAATCGCTAACCACTAGTAGCTAATTGCGCTTATGTCACTGTAAGTTATTAGGAATAATTACTACAGTGCATCTGCCACAGGAAGCATTTTGACAATTTTTTATTACTCGGTAGAAGGCTTAGAACTCAGAACTCGTAGGTAAAGTAACCGTAAAAGTAGTTCCTTTGTGAAGAGTACTTTCGACTTGAATTTGACCGTGGTGATTTTCGACAATTGCGGCGGCGATCGCCAAACCTAAGCCTGAACCTGTTGGCGTAGCGACTAAAGTTGACGCCGCGTGCGTGCGGGCAGGATCTACGCGATAAAAACGGTCAAACAAGCGCGGTAAGGCAGACTCAGGAATTCCAATACCTGTATCGCTGACTTTGACTTGTAGTAAAGCAGTACGTGAAGTGTGCGGCGCGGCGACTCTTTCTAACTCGACATCTACTTTACCGCCAGGTGGGGTATAGTGGACTGCGTTGACGATTAAGTTGGTGAATAAACGAACTAGCTGATTCCAATCGCCTTGGAGGGTAAACCAATCGTCGCTGAGCTGTGGATTGTGCGTCTCTGGAGGCTCGATGAGGTGCAGCGATAATGTAATATTTTTTTCAGTTGCTGGTAACATTTGTTCTTCTACGACTTCCATCAGTAAAGCGTCCAAAGGACACGCAGCAAAACAAGGTTGTACAATGCCACTATCTTGGCGTGCAAGAAAGAGTAAATCATCTACTAAGCGCCCTAATCGCTGAGTTAACCGTTCGATGACGGTTAACTGTTGGTAGTATTTAGCACTAGCACCCGATGTTTCTGCAAGTTCGGGATCTGTTAAGGCGACTTGAACGTTCGTTTGAATCAAAGCGATTGGACTTCTGAGTTCGTGAGAAGCATCCGCAGTAAACTGTTTGAGGCGTTGGTACGATTCGCGCACCGGTTCCATTGCTTTTCCGGAAAGAAACCACCCACACAATGCAACGGAAAATACCATTAATCCTGTACCAAGACTTAAATCAAAAATTAACTGGCGAATCGGTTTTGTGACTTCAAACCACGGGTGACTCACGCGCAAATACCCTAGCACTTGTCGCCCCATTTCAACTCTTTCGGTAACTTGTCGGAGTAATAGTGGCGTGTAATCTTGTCCATTGATTGCATCTGAATCGCGAATGACTCTCACTGTTTCACCAGTTCGATTTGGATGCACTGGAAGCCCTAAAGGTTCAGATAAAGTTGACCACAAAAGTTCACCAGTAGGACTAAACCACTCTAAATCGATATGGTCGTCATCAACTGCGTCTGCATTATCGCGAAAAGTTGCTTCGATGTTGATGCGGAATTGCTCGCTATTGGTTGTAGCGGATTCAATGACAAGCGATCGCTCAACAACTTCAACAACGTGATTGAGTGTATCGTCAATGCGCTCGATTAATGTACTGCGAACATATAAGTAAACTCCACTAGCAAACAGCAGCAATAACACCGCAGTTACAGACGTATACCACAAAGCCAAACGGCGACGAGTAGCTTGAAACATTTTATAGCAGGGTTCAGAGGTCAGAGGTCGGGGGTCAGGGTTAAACTCTCCTTAGGGAAATCACTACGAGCTTCTATCATGTCTTAACTTTATGGACTAGAGCTTTTATGACCCTAAAAAGCTTAACCCAACTATTGACGCTGCACAGAATGCTGCCATCTTTAGCGTAGGACACTTCAGACAATTTCAACTACTGAGCGCGAGGGTAAACGCTGCTGCTGCCACCAGGGCTGCGACTGTGCGAATATGGTTCCAAAACGTCCAATTGGTTAGGTAGCTAGCCCACAAGTTTGCACTCTCAGTGCTGTCAGGCTTAACGGTCGCTAGCGCTTCGTTGAGTGGCACATTAAACGCTATTGTAACTAGTACTGTACCAACAAGATAAGAGCAAGCGCCAATGAGTAAGTAGATATCACTAGGTTGATACCCTTTTGACAGCGAAGCAATAGCAAGAAGAAGGCAAGCTGCGGCTGTACCAAACAAGGCTGTCATAAAGAATGGATTGATTGCCGTGATATTAATCGATTGCATGGCGATAATCCCCTGTTGCGGTTGAAGTCGGGCAAGTGCATTCATCACGAAGGTAGAGAAGGCGAAGAAAACTCCAGCGACTAGCCCGCAGCCCAATGCCGTCACAAGCTTCAGTACAAAAGGTAAGTGATAGATCGTTGCCATAAAGATCTCCTGTGAATGACTAACCAGCGTTACGGCTTAGATCGTCGCTTGCCAGAAGTTGAACTTGGATACGCGCAGCCGCGAGCGATCGCGCTAAACTTGTACCGCCAAACTCATCATTTTCAATATGGATGAACGTAATATCAGTGATACCAATAAACCCAAAGACTGTTTTTAAATAAGGATCTTGATGATTCAGCTTCTCGTTACGTCCACCAGGTTCAAAGCCAGAACCACCCCGCGCGGTGACAATCAACATCTTCTTACCTAAAACGAGTGGTTTATAAGGGTTGGTCGCATTTTCTGGGTCAAATGCAAAGGTTCGCCCCACGCGCACAATCTGGTCAATATATGCTTTAAAAGTACTGGGAACGCTGAAGTTGCACATGGGTATGCCGATAACGTAGCGAGCGGCTGCTAAGAATTCATCAATCAGGCGATCGCTGAGAGAAATTACCGCGCATAGTTCGGGCGTGCGTTGTTCTGGTGGTGTATAAGCTGCTGCAATCCATGATTCATCGACATGGGGAATAGGATAGCGACCGATATCTCGATAGGTGACAACATCAGATGGATGCGCTTGTATCCTTGCTGCAATAAATTCTTTTGTTATCTGGCGGGAGTGCGATCTTTCTCCTCTAGGACTAGAATCAAGGTGTAGAATGCGAGCCATAGTTCTGCCTCAGTGCTTACCATTTCACCTTAAATAAACGATTTATACTGGGCTATCTGATTCTTGTGCAATTATCAAAATCTTGCGGTCAGTTTTTCGGTTACGAAGACAATTGAAGGTTAGATCGTGAAGACAACCGTCCCGGATCAGCAAGAAACAACCGGCGTACCCATTTTGTCGAGTCAAAATCAAGGTTGGGAAAATATTCTGGTTGAGCAATTCCAACATCCTGCGGGTGAGGGATGGTGTCATTTTAGCGACGATCGCGCAATTAATTTATCGCTTGCACCGCGTCCTGTCAGCTTGATGCAAATCCAAGG
This sequence is a window from Chroococcidiopsis sp. TS-821. Protein-coding genes within it:
- the lysS gene encoding lysine--tRNA ligase, with amino-acid sequence MSADQPSNPQSTSSLEEIRAARLEKVAQLKQLGMNPYAYRWEVTHHAAQLQEKFADLPSGEEVDVEVAIAGRILARRVFGKLAFFSLQDETGTIQLYLDKKRIQQGMASTDPDAFNHLKQLTDVGDILGAKGTIKKTEKGELSVNVSEYAILTKSLLPLPDKWHGLTDTEKRYRQRYVDLIVNPEVQQTFRRRAQITAGIRRYLESKGFIEIETPVLQPEAGGADARPFITYHNALDMELYLRIATELHLKRMIVGGFEKVFELGRIFRNEGVSTRHNPEFTSVEVYQAYGDYHDMMALTEDLIATVAQEVLGTLQITYQGEAIDLTPPWRRVTMHDLVKEVTGIDFATFSTLEEAKTAATSAGIDVKECDSIGKVLNEAFEQKVESQLVQPTYVLDYPIEISPLAKPHRSKPGLVERFELFVVGRETANGFSELTDPIDQRQRLEAQAARKAAGDLEAQGVDEDFITALEYGMPPTVGLGIGIDRLVMLLTDCASIRDAIAFPLLKSASSLIKKYNYDPARKLLQIEFKNGSIYNYHDVPADIAQGLEQETSQGQYFNEYIRGKFAYDQVRLKTE
- a CDS encoding GNAT family N-acetyltransferase — its product is MSDSRDQRIGTRMIEELKKCCMEDQVSRIWVGTSLDNEAAKRIFEVTGARKVGETYLEYIYYLDEGA
- a CDS encoding glyoxalase-like domain protein, which produces MFLVSGIMSFLLSPLTVGAFFPGLDTLFSTQGIMVMLLAAYAGAMWLFLTSAPKVHTVMVSDMEIARQLYEGLLDLPAADVPLHYYYNYEQTIGAAGIDPLYMSASPGIGTTRTLNAPDGLWYQLKKNTQLHVVSGAGLGKKNQQRHVCFDRDCLEQILMRVEVRGLKHKILSQKPLNFLVKDLEGRVIELAEVSN
- a CDS encoding DUF2267 domain-containing protein, whose product is MPIPIREDIVYIILNKINDSGQGMHEVKFEESDFFPGVQITRAELLGHLDYLNQMQYIKAEFSGNAYANQEDVPSVVDSKEVDFRVANTFGAEDGPLPHLITFESAELTDKGKRMLQKMKENPPKSLKEGVSVPIATKDMPFLEKVMIKGGLEDIFDTRDVVEVVYRVMRDLMPTDAIERVESELHEEALPTEDKALQMEIADLWKDTNPIVGFLSRVRPPFKKHGGPGLFNIDDDRFLFRVKNESPMAATGYDIDREQVVSAVFSATKDELSEERIKEIAEYLPGKVRQLWEEA
- a CDS encoding cell wall metabolism sensor histidine kinase WalK; its protein translation is MFQATRRRLALWYTSVTAVLLLLFASGVYLYVRSTLIERIDDTLNHVVEVVERSLVIESATTNSEQFRINIEATFRDNADAVDDDHIDLEWFSPTGELLWSTLSEPLGLPVHPNRTGETVRVIRDSDAINGQDYTPLLLRQVTERVEMGRQVLGYLRVSHPWFEVTKPIRQLIFDLSLGTGLMVFSVALCGWFLSGKAMEPVRESYQRLKQFTADASHELRSPIALIQTNVQVALTDPELAETSGASAKYYQQLTVIERLTQRLGRLVDDLLFLARQDSGIVQPCFAACPLDALLMEVVEEQMLPATEKNITLSLHLIEPPETHNPQLSDDWFTLQGDWNQLVRLFTNLIVNAVHYTPPGGKVDVELERVAAPHTSRTALLQVKVSDTGIGIPESALPRLFDRFYRVDPARTHAASTLVATPTGSGLGLAIAAAIVENHHGQIQVESTLHKGTTFTVTLPTSSEF
- a CDS encoding DUF1772 domain-containing protein translates to MATIYHLPFVLKLVTALGCGLVAGVFFAFSTFVMNALARLQPQQGIIAMQSINITAINPFFMTALFGTAAACLLLAIASLSKGYQPSDIYLLIGACSYLVGTVLVTIAFNVPLNEALATVKPDSTESANLWASYLTNWTFWNHIRTVAALVAAAAFTLALSS
- a CDS encoding FMN-dependent NADH-azoreductase, producing MARILHLDSSPRGERSHSRQITKEFIAARIQAHPSDVVTYRDIGRYPIPHVDESWIAAAYTPPEQRTPELCAVISLSDRLIDEFLAAARYVIGIPMCNFSVPSTFKAYIDQIVRVGRTFAFDPENATNPYKPLVLGKKMLIVTARGGSGFEPGGRNEKLNHQDPYLKTVFGFIGITDITFIHIENDEFGGTSLARSLAAARIQVQLLASDDLSRNAG